TCAATAAATCAGCATCTTGTAAAGAAGCTTTCAAATCTGTCGAATAAGTGAGATTATTTTTGGTATTTTCGATTTTTTCTTCATCAGCTTTCAGGTAGTTCTTATATTCTTCAGCCAAGACATCAAAACGGTTTTTTGCCTTATTTAAAGCTTCATCATTAACATCATAAACCGTGACTTTATAGCCAAAATAGGCGCACTGCACCGCAATCTGAAAACCGAGAACGCCACTTCCAGCCACTACAACATTTTTGATACTGATTTTAGATAAATCGACTTCCGGCACTTTCAAAAAATCTGGGCCTTGCCACGAAGGATTTGGATATTTGTAAAAACCTTCGCCAGTAGAAATTCCCAGTTTATTTTGGTCAATGAAGGTTGATTTAAGTTTATCCAGCACAATCTTATCATCTGTTTTGCCCTTCTCTACTTGCAGTTTGTAAATGTTGTATGGTGTCGTCAATCCGATAATATCATACAAAGCCATTGGTCCGTAAGGCGAACCAGTTCCCAGCATCCAGGTTTTGTCGATGGTTTCTGGCGTAGCATAATCGCCAATCCAAAGCTGCATTCCGGCATTCAGAAATGGATTTAATAAAGAATTGAGCACATAACCAGGAACTTCTTTTTTTACCAAAACAGGCACCATCCCTATCGCCTTGGAAAAATCGACTATTTCCTCAGCTATTTTTTCGTCGGTTCCTGGATGGGGCATAATTTCCGCCGTATTTCGCAACCATATTTGATTAGCAAAATGCAGGTTAAGGTATTGAGCTGGTCTTCCTGTCACCTCTGCAAACTGACTTGGCAACAAGGTGGATGAATTACTTACAAAAATGGTTTTCTCCGGTGCAATTGAAGAGAGTTGCTTATAAAATTCCGTTTTTATTTTAATATCTTCTGGCACTGCTTCTATCAAAAGATCGGCATCTTTCACAGCAAATGCCAAATCGGATGAATAGTGCAGTCTTTCCCTAGCTTTTGTAATTTGTTCTTCGGTGGCGCCAAGATCCTTTTTATGATTTTCGGCCAAGCCGTCGAACTTTGCTTTCGCCTTTTCCAACACTTCATCGTTGATATCGTAAACAGTGGTTTCAAATCCGTGAATTGCTGTTTGAAAAGCAATTTGGAATCCCAAAACACCACTTCCAGCTACCGTTACATTTTTTATTTTGCTCATAATTTTGGTTCATTTTTGGTAATAAACTTTACGGAACTAGGGCTCAGCAATTTTCATTTTCAATTATAACTGATAAAACTCCGGACTGAATGCGTCCTCCAAATTCTTTGGTTCTTTACGTTTTTTGTGGTTTAGCTCGTGTCGTGAGGTTGAAGATGTTACATACGCTGATTGCCGTGAACGCTGTAAATTCCCAATCGGTGAATTCTCTTCTATGGTTCTAAACGGTGTAAACGACAGATTTTCCATAATTTCAAAATTACCATCCTCAGGAACCGTTTGTTTTGGTATTGTGATTTTTGCCACCGTACGGAATGGTGATAATTCCTGCGACCATTCTTTTGTAAGGTCATTGACAGGCATTTCTTTCAGGTCTTTGCAAAGTTGTATTTGCAACTCAAACGTAAGGTCTTTTTGAGCTATTTCTTTGATAATTCCTTTTCTGTACGGCCATTCTGCGCTGTCTAGATCAATATCTTTTTCCGTGATGGCGTTCTTGGTCTGCTCAGTTGGGATTACTCTTACTTTGGCGATATAATCACCGTGGCGAACTGCTCCCATACTGTAAAATTCATAAAGAAAACTGTTGATGGAAGGGATTTTTTCAAAAGTTTTAAGAGCGCCCAATTCCTTCAAAGCCTCAAAATTTGGAAATGCTTTTTTATTTTCGGTGACCCAAAGTGTGGCAAATTCTAATTTTCCCAAGGCTCCCTTTTCAAAGAAATCATTTAGCTTTAAAAACAGCTTTGAAATGAAAACATAATGTTCTGCCGAGTTGCAGAAAAACACGGGATTATTAATCAGGTTAAAATCAACATTCGTAGAATCTTCCTCTCCGGGAGATAATTTTTTGCCATCTATCCCAAAAATCTTTAAAGCAAATCCTTGTGCATTACCGCTAAGTTTATCGGGCAAAACTCTGGACGAACCATTGGAAAAGCGAACTGCTGCCTGGTGTTTTCCGGGTTTCGCATAAATGCCCTGCGCCAGTTCTTCGGGCAGATTATCCAAAATTTCAACCTCTGCTTTCAGTACTACATAACCATTGGCGTGCGCATCTCTTGTATGATGGGTCGCCCTGCTTAGGTTTGGCGTATTTTTGATGTATTCGCGGATATCGTTATTAATGGTGGTAATATACTCATCGAAATTTTCTGGAATTTCTTCCACTTCGTAACTGTACTTTATGTAATCTTCCATAGTGCTTTTTTTATTTTAATTCACTAATCCATTTTAAAGCAGAAATGCTTGGAATAAAACAATATTCGCCGCCTTTCACAATGTTGTAGGTCTGCAAACCACGGTATCTTTTGATGAGGGGTTCTCCCGGTGCAGAAAACAGTGCGTCTTCGTCCTGTACACCAATCATAGGATCTTTTTCTGTTCCCAGATTTTGGGAGTTACCATCGTTTGCCCATTGTTTTTGAAGAAATTCCAGTGTTCCCATTGCATCAGCACTAATGCCAATAAAGTACTGTCCACGTTCCTTACCGTCATTTTTAGTTACCTCCGGCGGAACAATTTCGCCAAAAGTTACACTTTTTCTGATGATCCTGTGCAAACGTTCATCCTCCAAAACAAAAGATTTGGAATCTCTTGGGTTCATCCTGCGGATATGCGAACTGAACGGACACTTTTTACCGTACTCATCATTCTTGAAAGAAAAATCATTGTTCTTTTGCATATCATCTCCTAGCGCTTTATCATCTTTTTCGGGAGCTAAAACCAAAGGTGCACCACTTCGCCAGCGACCTACCATTTTGGCAGCCAAGAGCTCTCCCTCTTCCGGTGAAGAAGAATTTTCCTTAATGAATTGATTAAATTCTGCCACCTGACTTTGATACTTTCTGAAAACCATAAAAGAACCGTTCTTTCCTAAAACTTCAGGTTGTGGAAATGGCTTTACGATGCCTGCTTCTCCAGGATAGCCCATTATAAATTCACCTGCTTTAAGTGGACGATCAAATCCGGGCGGCACATCTATCCCACTGCCTTCGATCTCCGGATTGCTAATGCCGTCCCTGAATCCGAAAACATTTTTAACCTCTTCAGATACGGCGAAATCGTGGCTCATTATTACTTCTACGCCGCTGTTATTCGTCAATTTAGAACGAAATTCCTCCAGCTGGCTTTTCCACGCCTCTTCATTGTTGGCGATAATTGCCGCTGCGATGTGAATATGTGATCTTTTAAAAACCTTTTCCCAGTTTTTAGGGTCATTAACTCCAATGTCATACAGAAACCGGGAACGTTCTGCCATTCCCTCCTTGAAGGATTCGGGAAAAGTATCGAGTGACTCTTGAGGGACACCGATTTTTTCCAGACCTTTATAAGTGAATGTCAAAGTAACCGATGCGCCTTCATTCTTATGCCAGTCTTCCGCAGAACTCACAATCGGCAAGAGTTTTTGGAGCATTT
The sequence above is a segment of the Chryseobacterium sp. MYb264 genome. Coding sequences within it:
- a CDS encoding 3-hydroxyacyl-CoA dehydrogenase; amino-acid sequence: MSKIKNVTVAGSGVLGFQIAFQTAIHGFETTVYDINDEVLEKAKAKFDGLAENHKKDLGATEEQITKARERLHYSSDLAFAVKDADLLIEAVPEDIKIKTEFYKQLSSIAPEKTIFVSNSSTLLPSQFAEVTGRPAQYLNLHFANQIWLRNTAEIMPHPGTDEKIAEEIVDFSKAIGMVPVLVKKEVPGYVLNSLLNPFLNAGMQLWIGDYATPETIDKTWMLGTGSPYGPMALYDIIGLTTPYNIYKLQVEKGKTDDKIVLDKLKSTFIDQNKLGISTGEGFYKYPNPSWQGPDFLKVPEVDLSKISIKNVVVAGSGVLGFQIAVQCAYFGYKVTVYDVNDEALNKAKNRFDVLAEEYKNYLKADEEKIENTKNNLTYSTDLKASLQDADLLIEAVPESIDIKKDFWEKASEHAPEKTIFASNSSTLLPSRLSTFTDRPEKFIHLHFANHIMVRNTAEIMGSDQTDPTVYNEIVEFAKSISMLPVELKKEKSGYVLDSLLIPLLVAGLALWANDVADPATIDKTWRIATGAPFGPMAILDLNGMNTNYNILKEIPGELTQKIAEKLKTELIDKGKLGQQSGEGFYKYPDPEWQSKDFLKA
- a CDS encoding catalase family protein, with product MEDYIKYSYEVEEIPENFDEYITTINNDIREYIKNTPNLSRATHHTRDAHANGYVVLKAEVEILDNLPEELAQGIYAKPGKHQAAVRFSNGSSRVLPDKLSGNAQGFALKIFGIDGKKLSPGEEDSTNVDFNLINNPVFFCNSAEHYVFISKLFLKLNDFFEKGALGKLEFATLWVTENKKAFPNFEALKELGALKTFEKIPSINSFLYEFYSMGAVRHGDYIAKVRVIPTEQTKNAITEKDIDLDSAEWPYRKGIIKEIAQKDLTFELQIQLCKDLKEMPVNDLTKEWSQELSPFRTVAKITIPKQTVPEDGNFEIMENLSFTPFRTIEENSPIGNLQRSRQSAYVTSSTSRHELNHKKRKEPKNLEDAFSPEFYQL
- a CDS encoding Dyp-type peroxidase, with product MALEFLKRIFNPNKVEIELNEIQALILRSRPIPYFGTVAIIEIRDAVAARQMLQKLLPIVSSAEDWHKNEGASVTLTFTYKGLEKIGVPQESLDTFPESFKEGMAERSRFLYDIGVNDPKNWEKVFKRSHIHIAAAIIANNEEAWKSQLEEFRSKLTNNSGVEVIMSHDFAVSEEVKNVFGFRDGISNPEIEGSGIDVPPGFDRPLKAGEFIMGYPGEAGIVKPFPQPEVLGKNGSFMVFRKYQSQVAEFNQFIKENSSSPEEGELLAAKMVGRWRSGAPLVLAPEKDDKALGDDMQKNNDFSFKNDEYGKKCPFSSHIRRMNPRDSKSFVLEDERLHRIIRKSVTFGEIVPPEVTKNDGKERGQYFIGISADAMGTLEFLQKQWANDGNSQNLGTEKDPMIGVQDEDALFSAPGEPLIKRYRGLQTYNIVKGGEYCFIPSISALKWISELK